The nucleotide sequence GGTCGGCGAACGCGCCGTCCTGATAGTGGTCGACGTAAGGCCGCAGCGCTCGTTCCCATGCGGAGAGGGCGGTGCCGAGATCGCCGGGATGCCGCTCCAGCATGCCGCCGAGCAGATCGGCTCCGGTGAGCCCGGACGAGACACCCATTCCGGCGTAGAGCGTGACGCACCAGGCGGCGTCACCCATCAGGACGACGCGTCCCTGGTGCCAACTGTCGAGACGCACCTGCTCGACGGAGTCGAACAGGACATCGTCGGCGGACTCGAGCGCGTCGACGACGTCCCCGAGCACCTTTCCCAGCGGCCGCGGGCCGAACGCCGCCCGCACGCGTTCCGCGGGTGGCCGGGTGAACTCGGCGTCGACGTCGTCGGTGCGGTAGGTCAGCATGATCGTCGGGTCGTGGTCGGAGAACGCGAAGACCCACATCGAGCGGTCCGGTTCGAGCAGCGTGGCCCCCTGACCGGGAGCGAGACCGGCGGGCGTACCGGTGTACTGGAAGGCCGCGACCATGTAGCCCATCCGGCGCAAATGCCTCTCGTGCGGGCCGAACACCAGTGACCGCACCGTGGACCGCAGCCCGTCCGCGCCGACGACGAGGTCGAAGCGTTCGGTCGTCGCGGTGTTCGAAGCGGTGTCGAGCAAGGTGACGTCGACCCCGTCGGCGTCCTGCTCGATCGCGGACGGCACCGTCGAGTAGCGGATCTCCACATCGTCGGGAAGGACCGAGAAGGCGGCCTTCTCGATGTCGCTCCGCAACATCAGCCAAGGCTTGCCGGGCATGTCGGCGTAGGACATTCCCGGACGGCTGGAGCCGTCACGGGTGAGGTCGAGGCTTCGCGTCATCGAGGCACGGTCATGGACGGCGCCTGCCATGCCGAGTCTCCTCGCGGCGGCCTGCCCGGCGCCGAACAGCGCGACGAAGTAGCCACCGGAGCGCCTTTCCGGTGCTTTCTCGATCAGCACGGTTCGCCAGCCGGCCTTGCGCAACCGTGCCGCCGTGGCGATCCCGCTGACTCCCATTCCGACGACGAGTACCCGTCCCGCTTCGCTCCCGCTCATGGCTCCGAACATACTGACCAAAATGTTCAGTTGGTCAGTATGTTGCCCGCGTCACAGCCGTGTCGTCCGCCTGATCACGCGTGTCGCCCATCCAGTCACGCGTGTCGTCCGTCTGATCACACCCGCCGTCCGCCCAATCACGTGAAGCTCCCGGTTCGTTCCCCGAGAGGTGAGGCGAATGTGCCTGGCGGGCAGGCAGTCCGGTCGTGGTCTTTCGTCGGCGCTCATGTCGCGAAAGCCACTTCGGGACATCACACGTCTCGAAAGTGGCTTTCGCGACACGTCAACTTCGCCCCACCCCACGGAACCGAACCGGACGACACGCGTGATCGGACAGCCGGCACGCGTAACCCGGAAGCACCTCAAGACACGC is from Amycolatopsis lurida and encodes:
- a CDS encoding FAD-dependent monooxygenase translates to MSGSEAGRVLVVGMGVSGIATAARLRKAGWRTVLIEKAPERRSGGYFVALFGAGQAAARRLGMAGAVHDRASMTRSLDLTRDGSSRPGMSYADMPGKPWLMLRSDIEKAAFSVLPDDVEIRYSTVPSAIEQDADGVDVTLLDTASNTATTERFDLVVGADGLRSTVRSLVFGPHERHLRRMGYMVAAFQYTGTPAGLAPGQGATLLEPDRSMWVFAFSDHDPTIMLTYRTDDVDAEFTRPPAERVRAAFGPRPLGKVLGDVVDALESADDVLFDSVEQVRLDSWHQGRVVLMGDAAWCVTLYAGMGVSSGLTGADLLGGMLERHPGDLGTALSAWERALRPYVDHYQDGAFADRKIFVVDNRLQLLLRRAVPVLSRFKLGKRLTDRIMRLDEIALYKNADIVGALPERTTVGGTA